One genomic segment of Heptranchias perlo isolate sHepPer1 chromosome 3, sHepPer1.hap1, whole genome shotgun sequence includes these proteins:
- the LOC137308084 gene encoding uncharacterized protein: SSTSSSSTASSSTSSSSTASSSISSSSTSTSSTASSFTSSSSTSSSSTSSSSTASSSTSSSSTSSSSTSSSSTSSSSTSSSSISSSSTSSSSTSSSSTSSSFTSSSSTSSSSTSSSSTSSSSTSSSSTASSSISSSSTSSSSTASSFTASSSTSSSYTSSSSTSSSSTSSSSTASSSISSSSTSSSSTASSFTASSSTSSSYTSSSSTSSSYTSTSSTSTSSTSSSFTSSSSTSSSYTSSSSTSTSSTSSSFTSSSSTSSSYTSSSFTSSSSTSSSSTASSSTSSSSTSSSSTSSSSTSSSSTSSSSTASSSTSSSSTSSSSTSSSSTASSSTSSSSTSSSSTSSSSTSSSSTSSSSTSSSFTSSSSTSSSYTSSSSTSSSYTSSSYTSSSSTSSSSTASSSISSSSTSSSSTSSSSTSSSSTSSSSTASSSISSSSTSSSSTSSSSTASSSISSSSTSTSSTAS; the protein is encoded by the coding sequence tcttccacatcctcctcttccacagcctcctcttccacatcctcctcttccacagCCTCCTCTTCCATATCCTCTTCTTCCACATCCACCTCTTCCACAGCCTCCTCTTTcacatcctcctcttccacatcctcctcttccacatcctcctcttccacagcctcctcttccacatcctcctcttccacatcctcctcttccacatcctcttcttccacatcctcctcttccacatcctcctcttccaTATCCTCttcttccacatcctcctcttccacatcctcctcttccacatcctcctctttcacatcctcctcttccacatcctcctcttccacatcctcctcatccacatcctcctcttccacatcctcctcttccacagCCTCCTCTTCCATATCCTCttcttccacatcctcctcttccacagCCTCCTCTTTCACAGCCTCCTCTTCCACATCTTCCTCTTACACATCCTCCTCatccacatcctcctcttccacatcctcctcttccacagCCTCCTCTTCCATATCCTCttcttccacatcctcctcttccacagcctcctctttcacagcctcctcttccacatcctcctcttacacatcctcctcttccacatcctcctcttacACATCCACCTCTTCCACATCCacctcttccacatcctcctctttcacatcctcctcttccacatcctcctcttacacatcctcctcttccacatccacctcttccacatcctcctctttcacatcctcctcttccacatcctcctcttacACATCCTCCTCTTTCACATCCTCCTCatccacatcctcctcttccacagcctcctcttccacatcctcctcatccacatcctcctcttccacatcctcctcttccacatcctcctcatccacatcctcctcttccacagcctcctcttccacatcctcctcatccacatcctcctcatccacatcctcctcttccacagcctcctcttccacatcctcctcatccacatcctcctcttccacatcctcctcatccacatcctcctcttccacatcctcctcttccacatcctcctctttcacatcctcctcttccacatcctcctcttacACATCCTCttcttccacatcctcctcttacACATCCTCCTCTTAcacatcctcctcttccacatcctcctcttccacagCCTCCTCTTCCATATCCTCttcttccacatcctcctcttccacatcctcctcatccacatcctcctcttccacatcctcctcttccacagCCTCCTCTTCCATATCCTCttcttccacatcctcctcttccacatcctcctcttccacagCCTCCTCTTCCATATCCTCTTCTTCCACATCCACCTCTTCCACAGCctcctag